The sequence CCACTTCAGCATCTGGAGTTACTGCCAAGTCAAAAGCCATTTCCAAACCCTGGTAATCCTTTAGCACTCGTTCTTCCTTAAACGATTCTGAACCGGTCTTCTCAATAAAATTGATAAACGAATAATCTCCAACACTGGTTACATCACTAAGGGGTATTTTTAATGATGTTCCTCTGGCGGTTGTGGCATCAACTGCAATATTAAGGGCATCTGTAGACCCATAAATACTTCCTGTTCCATTTATAAAGCCAGTCCCATAATACAGCGCTTCTTCATCGAATTCCGTATTCAGAATCATAAAGCGATTGTTTTTTGTGTCCACATCCAAATCAAGCGACCAATCATCAAAAGCGGTGTGGTTTATAGTCCCATCCAATGTTGCTGTAGTACCTTCAACTACATCTGAAAGTCCAATATTGTCAAAGTAAAAAGTCTGGTCAAAAAGGCGAACCCGTGAATATGGTGCAAAATCATAATCCACATTTAAATAAGGTATACCAATTCCTGCATCGTTTAAACTAAGTGCGCCATTTATTGATGGGTTAGAAATACCTCCAGTAATCTTAGCATTCCCACTAATACTACCTCTAATGTTTGAAACTACCCCGTCCCCTAAAGCACTGAAAGGTTCAAGGCGAAAGTCGGTAAAGTTTGCGGCCAGATCCAACTGCCTATTATTGTTTTGGTTTGTAACATTACCATTTATACTCAACCGCTCTTTTCCATTATCATTCAAATACGTACTTACGCCAAATTGCGTTAAATCATTGTTTCCAAAAATGCCTATTTCTAAATCACCCTGACGGATTTTGTTAATACTAAAGTCCCTAACATTTAAACTGGAAGTTGGCAAATACTTGCCATCCTTTTGTAAAATATTGAGAAATCCATTTACTGACCCATCCAACTTTAGACTGTCTATTTCTGGGGTTATCTTGTTAAGCGAAACAATTTTAAACTGCAAATCCAAATCCTTGTATGTTGAATCTGCCAATTCTCCCCTAAGCCTTATTTGTTCACTATCATTATTATCCATCACAACATCTTCAATCCTGATGCTGTCCAAAGTTCTGTTGATGATAACTTTATTCTTATTGTTTCCATCTTTATTAAGCACCCAAACATTGCCCTTAAAATTGACATCAGATTTTTTTAACCCGATTACCGATTTGTTTTCTTTATTGAATGTATGATAGAAATTTAGGTTATAGCTATCGTTGTACTCACTTCCTCCCTTAAACTCTGTTCTAAAGAACAGGGTGTCTTTTAGTGTTGTGTTAATAAGATTAAAATCCTTTACATCGTAGTAAACGGTGGACATGTCTTCAACCGAAACGAAGGTGTTAAACAATGGATTCTTATTATCAATTTTCAGCTCTATATTATCAAAATCGTTTCCAAAAGCTTCAATACTCGGAGACTTAAAGGTGAGTTTAAAATCTCCTTCATCAGAAATTATGTTTCCTCGAATAAATGTATTGGGGTCAAAAACAACCTCAGGAAAAAATACATCAACTATTTTATTGTAGATTTTAAAATTAAAGCTGAGCCTTTGTCCTTCAGAAATCTCAAAAGGCTTATAGTTTGTATAGATACTACCTATGGAATTCTGCACCAACTTCCCTATTTCTTTTACCTTAAATTTTCCTTTTACATAGCCGGTAATAATATCGGGGGAGTTAATTTCCACAGTTCTCACAGTGTCTTGGTCAAAAGAAGAGGATACAGCAAAATCATCAAAATAGTAGGTTTCGTTTTTATTTTGATACGTGGTATTTGAAAAACGTAATTGACCCATGATATTGTCGAGATTGGTCCCTTCAATATCCATATTTAAATCTCCCTTAAAAATAGATACACTGTCGTTGATAAAGTTTAATTTTTTAAGATCTGCATGTGCTACGGAAGCAATAAAGTTGAAGTTATTGGCATTATCTCCAAAATCAGCCAATCCTTTAAAATCAAATTGAAAGTTTTCATCATTACTTACCAATGAACCATCAAAAAGCTTTTCTTTTAAAACACCAGATACTTTTAGATTGTTATATTCATAATCATTGAATTCCAATTTATATACTTCTCCAATAACCTCAGTGTTCAAATATTCGGCTATAAAGCCTTTACCTTCTACATTAACATCCATAGTTGCTAAACCCAGCTGATTGTTTTCCGCAAAGTTTCCTAAATCAAAATCTATGAGCGATACAAAACCAATGTAGGAAGCATCATCTATAGCTTGGATATTGGTCATTTGCAGATTGGTATAACTACTACCTATTGCTGTATTCAAGTTAATTTGTACATCTAAGGACGTTTCCGTCACCTCTGCATCTCCACGAATGGTAAACTGACCTAATTTTTGAATAGAGGAAGGGATGTTTTTCCCTAAAATATCTGGTAACAATGACCTTAGTTGGTAATAGCTGGATGTAAGATTGTCTATATCAGATCGCATGATAAATGGGGCCTCCTTGCTAAACATGTTATCAAACTCAAAGTCTCCCCTAATACCAGTATTTTCGGATTGGATAAATAATTCTTTTACTTGTAACTTGTTTAATACCCCACTTACGTTTCCAGTAAATGAAACTACCTTATCTGTTCCAAATTCATTATAAAATGCATTGACTTCATTAAGTGCTATAGTAGATTCATTAAAATCTGCCGCTACATTGACCCGGTCCAAAAATTCTTTAAAATCTTCACGATTATAATTGAACACTAAGTCTCCTTTAATTTTAGATTCTTTGGTTTGAATTCTCAGCGAATCAAAACGCATCTGCTGTTTGGTATACTTAAAATCTGTAGAAAGGTTTTTTAATCGCAATCCCCTTTTTGTCTGTAGCGATAAACCATTAATTTTTAGGGTAACTTCTGGTCCCAGAACTTGAAAATCTTTTGCCAAGACATCCATACCTGTAAAATTCAATGTCTCTTGAAATTCCAAATTTTCATCAATAAGTTTAAATTTCCCTTCAGAAATCTGTATTTCATCAGATGACATGAAGAAAGGAGGAGTACCTGGTGCTCTGGGTTGCCCATCATCCAATTTGGCAACAAAGACATCTAAGTTGGTATCCCTCTCATTTTTGTAGGTCTTCAGATTAAAGAACAGGCCATCCACATCAATATCACCAAACTCCATTTTACCATTGGCCATATTTCTAATGTTTAAAATAGACGTGGTCAATTTCTCAATATAAACGAGAGTGTCCTTTTTATAATCTTCAACATAAATGCCCTTTATGCCTGTGTTTAGATTGAATAGGGATAAGCTAAGACGGTCTATGGAAATATTAGTGCCAAACTCTTCGTTAAGGGATTTTGTGGCATATTTTGCCATTCTAGTTTGTACAGCCGGAATTGATAGTATCAACGAGCCCAATACCATTAGAAGCAGAATCGCCAATATAAATCGTAACAGTATTTTCCTTAGTTTTCTGATAGGGCTTTATGTTTTACCTTTGCTTGACCAACTTTTGTTCCAAAACCTGTGGTAAATAAAAAAATATACATTCTTGCAATAGAATCTTCTTGCGATGATACTTCTGCGGCCATTTTGTGTAACACAAAAGTGTTAAGCAATGTAGTGGCAACACAAGAGGTACACAAGCAATATGGAGGTGTTGTTCCAGAATTAGCATCTAGAGCCCATCAACAAAATATAGTTCCCGTAGTACATCAAGCCTTGGCCAAGGCAAATATCGATAAAAAACAACTATCTGCCATAGCTTTTACCAGAGGTCCAGGACTTATGGGTTCTTTATTGGTAGGAGCTTCTTTTGCCAAGTCATTATCACTGGGGCTGAACATTCCATTGATTGAAGTTAACCACATGGAAGCCCATATTTTAGCGCACTTCATTGATGATGAAAGCATGACGACTCCAGAATTCCCTTTTTTGGGAATGACCATTAGCGGAGGCCATACTCAGATTGTCAGGGTAAACAATTATTTTGATATGGAAGTTCTTGGTGAAACGCTAGATGATGCCGTGGGCGAAGCTTTTGATAAAAGTGCAAAGTTAATGGGGTTACCATATCCAGGCGGGCCATTAGTAGACAAAAATGCACAACTTGGGAACCCTAGAGCTTTTGACTTTCCAAAACCCAAAGTGGAAGGGCTTAATTTTAGCTTTAGCGGATTAAAAACAAGTATTCTGTATTTTATACAGCGAGAAACAAAAAAGAATCCAGGTTTTGTCACGGAAAACATTAATGACATCTGTGCTTCGGTGCAGTATACGATACTAGAAATCCTAATGGATAAGCTCAAGCTTGCGGTAAAACAAACCGGGATTCAACAGATTGCCATAGGTGGTGGAGTTGCTGCCAATTCTGGAATACGAGCAAAACTAAAAGAAGCGGAAGAAACATTAGGGTGGAAAACTTACATCCCTAAATTTCAATACTGCACAGATAATGCGGCAATGATTGGTATTGTTGGTTATTTAAAGTTTTTAGAAAAACAATTCACGGACCAAAGCGTAGGAGCCAAAGCAAGGTATGCAATTGGCAGTTGACCATAGGTTTGATTAACTTTTAATCTCTACCTTTTCACTTTCAAATTTGAGAATGGCATATAATGAAGAAATAGCAACCAGAATTCGTCATGCATTGGCAATATTTCCAGAAGAATTTACCGAAAAGAAAATGTTTGGGGGAGTTGCCTTTTTATATAGTGGAAAAATGACGGTAGGTCCTGTAAAAAATGATTTGATGGTTCGCATCATAGGTGATAAAATGCCTGATGTTTTAGCACAAGAATTTGTAAGACCTATGGATTTTACAGGCAAACCAATGAAAGAGTTTGTTTTTGTATCCCCTGAGGGTTTTAAAACTGAAGAACAACTTCAAAATTGGATTGAACTTGGTTTAGAACACGCAAAAAGCAAATTATAGATTATGCAACTTTTTTACAACCCTTCCCTAGATAATAGTTTTAAACAGTTCTTTTTCTCCGCTGAGGAAAGTAAGCATATCTTAAAAGTACTGAGAAAGAAAGAGGGAGATGTTTTACACATTACCAATGGGAAAGGATACCTTTTTGAAGCTGAAATCCTGGTTGCGGATATTAGAAAGTGCAAAGCACAAATAATATCTACGGAAAAAAGTATTCCAAAACGCTACACACTTCATCTTGCTGTTGCTCCAACCAAAATGAACGACCGCTACGAATGGTTCTTGGAAAAAGCGACGGAAATAGGTGTAGATGAAATAACCCCCATCATTTGCGAACATTCTGAGCGAAAAATCCTAAAATTGGAACGAATGGAGCGAGTGTTGCAATCTGCTATGAAACAGTCGTTACAAACACATTTACCCAAATTAAATCCTGCAATTTCTTATAAAGAATTCATGAATCAAGAAATGAGTGGATTAAAATTTATTGCGCATTGTGATGAAGGTGAAAAAATGGAACTGAAAAGAAGGGTTGCGGCCGATAAAGACCTTATCATTCTTATAGGTCCTGAAGGTGATTTTTCAAAAACTGAAATAAATCTGGCATACGCCAAAGGTTTTGTCCCTGTATCTTTGGGAAACAACCGTTTACGGACCGAAACCGCAGCAATTGTTGCTTGCACAACCGTTTCTATAATCAATAGCTAGCTACTAATCTGAGCTTTTGCGGCACCAGTAATATCCAAGTCATCAGATTCTATAAGTATCATTAAGGTTAACTTGTCATTAGAGGATACAAGCTTGGGAATCGTAATTGAAGACGTTCCCTTTTTAGTTACAATGGGCACATACCTTTCCGCTACTACAATGTTACTGTTCTTCAAGGTTCTGTTTCTATTTTCTCCTCTTTTAACAGAAGTTGTCCTTTCATCCAATACCAAAATAACTTTAAGCTGCTTACCTACTAAATTACCTTCTATGGCATAATTAAATGCTATTGAATTTTGATTTGCTTCGCTAACATTCAAGTCTAAGGCATTATCGGTTTTTTTTGCTTTGTATTCATTTATCTTAGAATGCATTTTTGATTGATTGGAACCTACAAAGTGTTCTTTTCCGTTGATGACCAACTGCGGAGTATAATTACTTCTGTACTGGAACTTTCTATTATAATCCCTTTGCTTTTTTGTATAAACAGATTTACTAAAAGGATCTTCCCAACCAATGTAGTTCCAATAGTCTACATGATAGGACAAGGCGTAAACATTTTCCGGGTATTGTTTTTTCACCTTTTCTAAAAGTACGTCCGCAGGTGGGCAACTGGAACAACCTTGCGAGGTAAACAATTCCAAAACTATCGAAGGTTCGTACAAATCACTTTTAGCCGCTTCGTTCTCAGGCTCAACTGCACGTTCTTTCTTGCCTGCGTAAAATGCCATAAGAGACATTGCCAGAAATGCCATGAAGGGAATTATGATTTTTTTAAACATGAATACTGTATTTTTGATTTCTTAGTTATTCGTGGGAAAATGAAACAACTTACCAAGCTATGTGGTTTTTTAACTTTTTTTGTGATAAGCCTTTGTCATGCCCAAGAAATCGCAATTCTAAAATACGGTGGCGGCGGGGATTGGTATTCCAACCCAACGGCTTTGCCAAACTTAATTCAGTTCTGCAATAACAACATTGGCACCAAAATAAACCCAAAACCAGAAACGGTAGAGATTGGCAGCGTTTCTATATTTCAATATCCCTATCTCCATATGACTGGGCATGGAAATGTTTTCTTTTCTGATGAAGAGGCAGAAAACTTGAAAACCTATCTATTGGCAGGTGGCTTTTTACATATTGATGATAATTACGGGATGGAGTCCTATTTAAGAAGAGAATTGGAAAAAGTGTTTCCAAATAAGCAGTTGGAAGAGCTTGGTGCTGATCACCCTATTTTTAATCAGAGATATCAATTCCCTGCTGGTCTGCCTAAAATCCATGAGCATGATGGAAAAAGACCTCAAGCCCTAGGTATTTTTGAAGAAGGAAGACTATTGTTGTTGTTCACTTTTGAAAGTGATTTAGGAGACGGTTGGGAAGATCCATCCGTTCATAACGATCCAGAAGAAATTAGATTAAAAGCGCTACAAATGGGTGCCAATATTGTAGAATATGCCTTTAAAAGTTAACGTATGACTTCAAAAATAATATCCAAAGGGATTTTAAGAGCAGTAGCCATTATCGTTGGTGTTGTTCTTCTGGGCTACTTTTTATTTAAGATTCAATCTGTTTTGGCCTATTTGGCCATTGCCGCGGTAATTGCTCTTCTAGGTAGACCAGTAGTTCTTTTTTTAAGAAGAAAATTAAAGTTTCCCAACACGCTTGCAGTTATACTGACAATGGTTTTTATGTTGGTTATTTTCCTTGGAATTCTAGCGCTCTTTATTCCTTTGATTTCTGAACAAAGTAAAAATTTATCACTATTGGACATTGAAGCTTTAAAAGCAGATGTAAATACCCTTTACTTACAAATTCTTGAATATTTTGGCGCCACAACAGATAACGTTACCCATTTAATTGAAGACTCAGATTTGGAGAAAAACGTTTTGGAAGGTTTAGATTTAGGATTCATTCCAGACTTTCTAAATTCATTTGTCAACATATTGAGCAATTTTAGTATTGGTCTTTTCTCAGTTCTTTTTATTTCATTTTTCTTTTTAAAGGACAGTAAGCTCTTTCAAAATGGAATGTTGACTTTTGTTCCCGATAACAGAGAAAGTAATTTGGTAAAATCTGTCGATAAAATCAATGGATTATTGTCCAGATACTTTGCCGGAATTTTACTTCAGCTTTTTATTTTATTCGTTATTTATACCATTGCACTTTTAATTGCAGGTGTAGAAAATGCCATCGTGATTGCATTCCTTTGTGCCCTCTTTAACATCATTCCATACATAGGTCCAATCATCGGTGGTGCCATCATGATTACGTTGACCATGACCAGTTTTTTAGGAGCTGATTTTAGCACGGTGATTTTGCCAAAAGCACTGTACGTTTTTGTAGGTTTGATTATTGGTCAACTCATTGATAATTTCTTTTCTCAACCCTTCATTTTTTCTACAAGTGTAAAGTCACATCCCCTAGAAATTTTTCTGGTAATCATTATTGCCGGTCTTGTATTTGGTATTGTTGGCATGGTCGTAGCAGTACCAGGATATACTGCAATAAAAGTGATTTTAAAGGAGTTTTTAGCCGAAAATTCCGTAGTGAAAAAGTTGACTAGAAACTTATAGTTTTAGTTTGAATAAAGTAATATTAAATACTGGTTTACAAGATTTTATACATAAAAATTGGAATGCTGACATCGTGTCAGTTTTGCTAAAAAAACAACTTTTTGAAGGAGTTTCTCAAAAAGAGTTGGTAGAACAGCTAGAAGCCAAGAAAAAGTGTAAGGACAAACTCCCTTCTTGGTTCAATACCCTCAACATTTACTATCCAAATAAACTGAATATTGAGCAAACAAGTTCAGAGCAAACAGCTCGCTACAAATCTAAACTTATTAATGGAAAAACAATCTTGGATGTAACTGGTGGATTTGGTGTTGATTCGTATTTTTTTTCAAAGCAAATCGATACAGTTTTTCATTGCGAAATCAATTCTGAATTAAGTGAAATTGCAAAACATAATTTTGAAGTATTTGGTCAAAACAATATCACCTGTATTCCTGATGATGGAATTCAATTTCTCAAAAGTACCATTCAAAAATTTGACTGGATCTACATCGACCCTTCAAGAAGAAATAATGATAAAGGAAAAGTTTTCTTGTTGAAAGATTGTCTACCCAATCTCCCAGAAAATCTTCAAGCTCTTTTTGAGAAAACAAAAAACGTTTTAGTTAAAACCTCCCCTCTTCTAGATATTTCTCAAAGTATTAAAGAACTGGATTTTGTGAAAGAAATCCATGTTGTGGCAATTAACAATGAAGTAAAGGAATTGCTTTATGTTTTGGAACATGGTTTTAAAAAAGATATTACAATAAACGCTATAAACCTCATCCAAGACCAAGAAGTGTTTTTTAGTTTTAGTTTACACGAGGAACCTTCTGTTGTAGTTACATATAATAATCCTGAAAAATACTTGTATGAGCCTAATTCAGCTATTTTAAAATCTGGCGGTTTTAAATCAGTAGCAAAAGCTTACGGCGTCAAAAAACTGCATCAACATTCACATTTGTATACCTCTGAAGTTTTAATTGATTTTCCGGGGAGGAGGTTTGAAATTAGAACTGTTCTGCCTTATTCCAAAAACGCATTAAAAGAGCTTAAAATTAGCAAAGCAAATATCACTACAAGAAATTTTCCTGCATCTGTTGCAGCGTTACGTAAGAAACATAAGATTAAAGATGGTGGGGATGTTTATTTGTTTTTCACCACTAATCTAGACAACAAACATATTGTTATCATATCAAACAAGGTGCAACCAATCTTTTAAGATCAATATTGCACCTTGCTTCTTTAGCATGACAATATCATTACATAGTCAGTCTCATAAAAAGTTCATGTGAACTATTATCAATGTTGTTTATGGAATTCTCCATAGAGGCTTCATAAGCATATCCTATATGAAACCCTGAACTTATATCAAACATGATCAACCCGCTTAATGCTTCATCCAATCGATATGAGGTTCCAAATTTAAAGCGTTGACCGAAGTCAAAAATTGAAGTAATATCTACTGACAGTGGAGATGCGTCAACATAGCGCAGCATACTGCTGGTCTGCAATGTTAAGTTCTTATTTAGTTTAAAATCATAACCTCCTACTAAATACATATGCCTTCTATCTGTACTCATAAAGGCATTACCGTTAATTTCTTCCAAACGATTTGGAGTCAATAACTTTGGAGCAGATAGTGAAACAAAATAGTTGTCATGTTTTAAATAAGCCCCCACTCCCACATTTGGAGTAAATCTACTCTCAAAATCCATTAAAGAACCATCTTGTCCCATACCGTATGTTACAAGTCCAGCGGTATTTGCACTATAAGAATTTCCACTTGCTTTAAGACCTAAGAAGAGGGTATAATCTTCATTGATCTTTAGTTTATATGAAAAATCTATTGCTACCCATGTTTGGTTCTCTATAAAGGTTTGATCGTTTAAAATAGCCACTCCCAAACCAACGTTTGCGGCAACAGGCATGGAGAAAAGCGCACTTTGACTCTCTGGAGCCCCTTCTACTCCAGCCCATTGACTTCGAAGTCCCAAGGTTAGCTCTGCAGCTTCGCTGGTTCCAGCGTATGCAGGGTTAACAAGGTTCATATTATATCTGTAAAAGGTATATTGAGGGTCTTGTTGTGCAGCCATGAATTGAGCGCATAAACCTATGGTTATACCAAAAACCAATATTAAATTTTTCATTATTTTATGTTTTTTGACTAATAATTAATATAAATCCAACCTTGTATTGGTTTTGTTCCATTACCTAAATCTATCACATACATATATGATCCAGGAGGTAGTTTTTCGCTATTGTTTTTATAGAAACCTCCCCAATTATTTTCATAACCTTTGGTAGCAAATACCTCGTGACCCCATCTGTTATATACCCTTACCACATTGTTAGGATAATTAGTGATTCCAGGAATTACCCATCCATCATTCATTCCATCACCATTTGGTGTAAAGGCTTGGGCCGGTGTTATCAATGGCTCGCTATCTGTGGGAAAATCATCATCATCATCCATTAATCCATCGTTATCATCATCCGTATCCGCATTGTCACCTGTACCATCACCATCTGCATCTGCATCTTCGCTTGGGTCTAATGGAAAGGCATCCTCTGTATTTGGAGTACCATCTCCATCAATATCAGAATCGGAATTGTTACCAGTACCATCACCATCGGTATCGGTATCCTCTGTAGGATCTAGTGGAAATGCATCTACTGTATCCGGGGTACCATCACCATCTGCGTCCAGATCCGCATTGTCTCCAGTACCATCTCCGTCTGTATCCATATCTTCACCGGAGTCAAAAGGAAAAGCATCTTCTATATTTGGAGTACCATCTCCATCAATATCAGAATCCGTATTGTCCCCAGTACCATCACCATCGGTATCGGTATCCTCTGTGGCATCCAATGGGAAATCATCGTCGGTATCCGGGGTACCATCACCATCTGCATCCAGATCCGCATTGTCTCCAGTACCATCTCCGTCTGTATCCATATCTTCACTGGAATCAAAAGGAAAAGCATCTTCTATATTTGGAGTACCATCTCCATCAATATCAGAATCCGTGTTGTCCCCAGTACCATCGCCATCGGTATCGGTATCCTCTGTAGGATCTAGTGGAAATGCATCTACTGTATCCGGGGTACCATCACCATCTGCATCAAGGTCTGCATTGTCACCCGTGCCATCGCCATCGGTATCGGTGTCTTCCGTAGCATCCAATGGGAAATCATCGTCGGTATCCGGGGTGCCATCATTGTCATCGTCCATATCTGCATTATCGCCCGTACCATCACCATCAGTATCGGTATCCTCTGTGGCATCCAATGGGAAATCATCATCGGTATCTGGAGTACCGTCATTGTCATCATCCGTATCGGCATTATCGCCTGTGCCGTCACCATCGGTATCGGTGTCCTCTGTGGCATCCAATGGGAAATCATCATCGGTATCTAGAGTACCGTCATTGTCATCGTCCGTATCTGCATTATCGCCTGTTCCATCGCCATCGGTATCGGTGTCTTCCGTAGCATCCAATGGGAAATCATCATCGGTATCTGGAGTACCGTCATTGTCATCGTCCGTATCTGCATTATCGCCCGTACCATCGCCATCGGTATCGGTGTCTTCCGTAGCATCCAATGGGAAATCATCATCGGTATCTGGAGTACCGTCATTGTCATCATCCGTATCGGCATTATCGCCTGTTCCATCGCCATCAGTATCGGTATCCTCTGTGGCATCCAATGGGAAATCATCATCAGTATCTGGAGTACCATCATTGTCATCGTCCGTATCGGCATTATCGCCCGTGCCATCGCCATCGGTATCGGTATCCTCTGTGGCATCCAATGGGAAATCATCATTAGTATCCAGAGTGCCATCATTGTCATCGTCCGCATCCGCATTGTCACCCGTGCCATCACCATCTGTATCGGTATCCTCTGTGGCATCCAATGGGAAATCATCGTCGGTATCCGGGGTGCCATCATTGTCATCGTCCGTATCTGCATTGTCACCCGTGCCATCGCCATCGGTATCGGTATCTTCCGTTGCATCCAATGGGAAATCATCATCGGTATCCGGGGTGCCATCATTGTCATCGTCCGTATCCGCATTGTCACCCGTGCCATCGCCATCGGTATCGGTATCTTCCGTTGCATCCCTTGGAAAATCATCATCAGTATCCAGGGTGCCATCTCCATCGTCATC is a genomic window of Flagellimonas sp. CMM7 containing:
- the tsaD gene encoding tRNA (adenosine(37)-N6)-threonylcarbamoyltransferase complex transferase subunit TsaD, encoding MVNKKIYILAIESSCDDTSAAILCNTKVLSNVVATQEVHKQYGGVVPELASRAHQQNIVPVVHQALAKANIDKKQLSAIAFTRGPGLMGSLLVGASFAKSLSLGLNIPLIEVNHMEAHILAHFIDDESMTTPEFPFLGMTISGGHTQIVRVNNYFDMEVLGETLDDAVGEAFDKSAKLMGLPYPGGPLVDKNAQLGNPRAFDFPKPKVEGLNFSFSGLKTSILYFIQRETKKNPGFVTENINDICASVQYTILEILMDKLKLAVKQTGIQQIAIGGGVAANSGIRAKLKEAEETLGWKTYIPKFQYCTDNAAMIGIVGYLKFLEKQFTDQSVGAKARYAIGS
- a CDS encoding thioredoxin family protein, with the protein product MFKKIIIPFMAFLAMSLMAFYAGKKERAVEPENEAAKSDLYEPSIVLELFTSQGCSSCPPADVLLEKVKKQYPENVYALSYHVDYWNYIGWEDPFSKSVYTKKQRDYNRKFQYRSNYTPQLVINGKEHFVGSNQSKMHSKINEYKAKKTDNALDLNVSEANQNSIAFNYAIEGNLVGKQLKVILVLDERTTSVKRGENRNRTLKNSNIVVAERYVPIVTKKGTSSITIPKLVSSNDKLTLMILIESDDLDITGAAKAQISS
- a CDS encoding AI-2E family transporter, giving the protein MTSKIISKGILRAVAIIVGVVLLGYFLFKIQSVLAYLAIAAVIALLGRPVVLFLRRKLKFPNTLAVILTMVFMLVIFLGILALFIPLISEQSKNLSLLDIEALKADVNTLYLQILEYFGATTDNVTHLIEDSDLEKNVLEGLDLGFIPDFLNSFVNILSNFSIGLFSVLFISFFFLKDSKLFQNGMLTFVPDNRESNLVKSVDKINGLLSRYFAGILLQLFILFVIYTIALLIAGVENAIVIAFLCALFNIIPYIGPIIGGAIMITLTMTSFLGADFSTVILPKALYVFVGLIIGQLIDNFFSQPFIFSTSVKSHPLEIFLVIIIAGLVFGIVGMVVAVPGYTAIKVILKEFLAENSVVKKLTRNL
- a CDS encoding DUF4159 domain-containing protein, with the translated sequence MKQLTKLCGFLTFFVISLCHAQEIAILKYGGGGDWYSNPTALPNLIQFCNNNIGTKINPKPETVEIGSVSIFQYPYLHMTGHGNVFFSDEEAENLKTYLLAGGFLHIDDNYGMESYLRRELEKVFPNKQLEELGADHPIFNQRYQFPAGLPKIHEHDGKRPQALGIFEEGRLLLLFTFESDLGDGWEDPSVHNDPEEIRLKALQMGANIVEYAFKS
- a CDS encoding translocation/assembly module TamB domain-containing protein, with the protein product MVLGSLILSIPAVQTRMAKYATKSLNEEFGTNISIDRLSLSLFNLNTGIKGIYVEDYKKDTLVYIEKLTTSILNIRNMANGKMEFGDIDVDGLFFNLKTYKNERDTNLDVFVAKLDDGQPRAPGTPPFFMSSDEIQISEGKFKLIDENLEFQETLNFTGMDVLAKDFQVLGPEVTLKINGLSLQTKRGLRLKNLSTDFKYTKQQMRFDSLRIQTKESKIKGDLVFNYNREDFKEFLDRVNVAADFNESTIALNEVNAFYNEFGTDKVVSFTGNVSGVLNKLQVKELFIQSENTGIRGDFEFDNMFSKEAPFIMRSDIDNLTSSYYQLRSLLPDILGKNIPSSIQKLGQFTIRGDAEVTETSLDVQINLNTAIGSSYTNLQMTNIQAIDDASYIGFVSLIDFDLGNFAENNQLGLATMDVNVEGKGFIAEYLNTEVIGEVYKLEFNDYEYNNLKVSGVLKEKLFDGSLVSNDENFQFDFKGLADFGDNANNFNFIASVAHADLKKLNFINDSVSIFKGDLNMDIEGTNLDNIMGQLRFSNTTYQNKNETYYFDDFAVSSSFDQDTVRTVEINSPDIITGYVKGKFKVKEIGKLVQNSIGSIYTNYKPFEISEGQRLSFNFKIYNKIVDVFFPEVVFDPNTFIRGNIISDEGDFKLTFKSPSIEAFGNDFDNIELKIDNKNPLFNTFVSVEDMSTVYYDVKDFNLINTTLKDTLFFRTEFKGGSEYNDSYNLNFYHTFNKENKSVIGLKKSDVNFKGNVWVLNKDGNNKNKVIINRTLDSIRIEDVVMDNNDSEQIRLRGELADSTYKDLDLQFKIVSLNKITPEIDSLKLDGSVNGFLNILQKDGKYLPTSSLNVRDFSINKIRQGDLEIGIFGNNDLTQFGVSTYLNDNGKERLSINGNVTNQNNNRQLDLAANFTDFRLEPFSALGDGVVSNIRGSISGNAKITGGISNPSINGALSLNDAGIGIPYLNVDYDFAPYSRVRLFDQTFYFDNIGLSDVVEGTTATLDGTINHTAFDDWSLDLDVDTKNNRFMILNTEFDEEALYYGTGFINGTGSIYGSTDALNIAVDATTARGTSLKIPLSDVTSVGDYSFINFIEKTGSESFKEERVLKDYQGLEMAFDLAVTPDAEVEIVVDQSTGSSLKGTGEGILLIEINTNGKFNMYGEFVAVTGEYNFRYGGVIDKKFQVRPGGTILWERDPLAAQLNLEAVYALNANPAPLLDNQGYKARIPTEVVVRLDGELESPNINFDIDFPGTNSVVQSELEYRLQDPTVKERNAFFLLAQGTFVNEQTGINQQAVTGNLIQTASGLLNQILSGDNDKFNLGVSYEQGYLDANADIQTENRIGVTVSTQISDRVLVNGRVGVPVGGVSETVVAGDVEVQVLLNEEGTLSAKIFNRENQIQQFLAERQGYTQGLGLSYQVDFDSFKELMQKVFKKKKKKISPPELQKSTEIMGKDSLIRFTAKDKTSKKLPN
- a CDS encoding 16S rRNA (uracil(1498)-N(3))-methyltransferase → MQLFYNPSLDNSFKQFFFSAEESKHILKVLRKKEGDVLHITNGKGYLFEAEILVADIRKCKAQIISTEKSIPKRYTLHLAVAPTKMNDRYEWFLEKATEIGVDEITPIICEHSERKILKLERMERVLQSAMKQSLQTHLPKLNPAISYKEFMNQEMSGLKFIAHCDEGEKMELKRRVAADKDLIILIGPEGDFSKTEINLAYAKGFVPVSLGNNRLRTETAAIVACTTVSIINS
- a CDS encoding TfoX/Sxy family protein; translation: MAYNEEIATRIRHALAIFPEEFTEKKMFGGVAFLYSGKMTVGPVKNDLMVRIIGDKMPDVLAQEFVRPMDFTGKPMKEFVFVSPEGFKTEEQLQNWIELGLEHAKSKL